A region of the Pseudarthrobacter oxydans genome:
AAGCAACGGCGTCTGCACAGTGATCCGCTTGGAGATCCGGGAGGACGTGTCGGCCTCGGACGGGATGACCTCGGTGTGGCCCGGCAGGAGCAGGACGTCATCGTAGGTCAGGCCTATGAAGCCGAAGGGGTTGTGTTCGGGCTCGGTCATGAGTGCGCCTCTTACCTTGGTTGCTGGACGGGTAGGGGTTGCAGCCGATGACCAGCCCGTCATTACGGGACTGGCCTGTGCAGGAGATGTTGCCGGGCAGCCGCGGGGGCGGCGCCCTGCGGGCCGGAAAGTATTGAGTAAATATTAGAACCTCCGCGCCAATCCCCCTATTCCACGCGTGCAATGTGAGCAACTGCACGTCCCGGCCGGCCGCTGAGCAGCCCCGGCCCTCAGCTCCAGCCCGTGGCTGCCAGCAACCGCTCCTCAAACATGGGGATCATGCTTTCCACATACGTCCGGGTGAGGTGGTTGTCGTCCTTGTACACATAGACGTTCCCCACCACGCCGGGGCAGATCCCCCGGGCACAGATGAAGTCGCTCAGATCCATCAGGTGCAGCCGCTCCAGTTTGCCCCGGTAGCCGTCCAGCGGCGACGGGTCCGCCAGGGACTCCGCCAGGGGCACACTGCATTCCGCGGCGTCCGCGCCGTTCCGCTGCACGCACTCGGGCATGTTGAAGGTGAAGCGGGGGTTGTCCCTGATCCCGATCACATCGATTCCCGCGGCCGCGAACGGGCGGACTCCCTCAAGGTATCCCGGGACCTCAGTCTCGTAGGGCGCCTCCTCGTGCGTCAGCGAGGCCACCGTGAACACGGCGTCGGGCCGATGCTCCAGGACGTAGGCAGCGCTGGCCCGGTTGTGGGCGTTGCACTCGGCGCTCCTTTCGGCCGATTCCGCCCCGAAGCGGCAGGCCGGCATCAGCAGCGTCACCAGTTCCCAGCCCCGGCTGGCCGCGACCGGCGCCAGCGCGCCGAGGTACTGCTGGGAGTGGGAGTCGCCCAGGACCACAATGCGCCTCGCCGCCTCCCCTTCCGGAAGCTCCTGCCGGCAGCCCTCAAGGATGGGGTCGCTGGTGGCGTTGGCCCCGGTGCAGGGAGCATGGATCCCGGCCCAGTCGTTGTCCAGCGCGGCAGGCCCGGGAATGATCCTGGCATCCGGGGCCGGCACCGGCGCGTTTTCCAGGTTCAGTGCCGCGGCACCGGGCGTGAGCTCCCGGGGCTGCGCCGCCGTCGCGCTTTCCTCGGCGGTGAGCGTGGTCTGCCACACTGCGACGGGCCCCGCCAGGACGGCACCGCAGGCGGCAATGACGACGGCGGTGCGCCGGGCCCGCAGCTGGGGCCAGCGCCAGTCGCGGAGCGGCTTTTCCACAAAACGCGTGGTGAGGACGGCGAGCACGATGGAGGCGCCGACGATCCCCAGGCCCTGGACGAGATTGGGCGTCTCCACGCCGGTGGCGGCGAGCGAGAGGACCAGGACGGGCCAGTGCCACAGGTACAGGGCATACGAATTGTCTCCCAGTGCCACCAGCGGCTTGCTGCCGAGGAGCCGGTCCACGCCCCACCGGCTGCCGGTCTGCCCGGCCAGGATGATCGCGGCGCCGGCCAGGGTGGGCCAGAGTGCAACGTACCCGGGAAACGAGCGGTCCACGGTCAGGAGCAGGCCGCAGGAGACCATGGCAGCCAGCCCTGCCCAGCCCAGCACCACGCGGAGGGCCCGTGCCGGCCTCAGCCAGGGCAGGGCAAGCGCCAGGAGGGAGCCCAGCGCGAACTCCCAGAGCCGGGTCCTGGTGTCGAAATAGGCGTAGGCCTGGTTGGAGGCTGTCTGCTCCACGGAGTATGCCAGCGATGCCGCGAACACCGTGCCGAAGGCCAGCCCCAACAACCCGCGGTAGTTGACCCCGGCCAGTGCCGGGACGCGGTGCAGCAACGCCAGCAGCGCCGCGGTGCCGGTGAAGATCAGTGGCCACAGGATGAACACCTGGCCCTGGATGGACAGCGACCAGAAATGCTGAAGCGGGCTGGCGCCTGCGTGGTCCTGCGCGTAGTAGTCCACCGCCGTGTCCGCGAGCAGCCAGTTCTGGCCGTAAAGCAGCGAGGCCCAGGCCTGTTCCAGGACCTGCGGCCAACGGCTCTGCGGGAGGATCAGCCAGGTGCCGGCGAGGACGCCGAG
Encoded here:
- a CDS encoding acyltransferase family protein — encoded protein: MSSAGTLVEPRRGRQARSGQRKPTFRPEVQGLRALAVLMVVAYHVWLGRVSGGVDIFLLVSAFLLTLSFVRKAESGRPFGLLAHWLHLFKRLLPAAVVVILGVLAGTWLILPQSRWPQVLEQAWASLLYGQNWLLADTAVDYYAQDHAGASPLQHFWSLSIQGQVFILWPLIFTGTAALLALLHRVPALAGVNYRGLLGLAFGTVFAASLAYSVEQTASNQAYAYFDTRTRLWEFALGSLLALALPWLRPARALRVVLGWAGLAAMVSCGLLLTVDRSFPGYVALWPTLAGAAIILAGQTGSRWGVDRLLGSKPLVALGDNSYALYLWHWPVLVLSLAATGVETPNLVQGLGIVGASIVLAVLTTRFVEKPLRDWRWPQLRARRTAVVIAACGAVLAGPVAVWQTTLTAEESATAAQPRELTPGAAALNLENAPVPAPDARIIPGPAALDNDWAGIHAPCTGANATSDPILEGCRQELPEGEAARRIVVLGDSHSQQYLGALAPVAASRGWELVTLLMPACRFGAESAERSAECNAHNRASAAYVLEHRPDAVFTVASLTHEEAPYETEVPGYLEGVRPFAAAGIDVIGIRDNPRFTFNMPECVQRNGADAAECSVPLAESLADPSPLDGYRGKLERLHLMDLSDFICARGICPGVVGNVYVYKDDNHLTRTYVESMIPMFEERLLAATGWS